A part of Clostridium novyi genomic DNA contains:
- a CDS encoding site-2 protease family protein, with protein MFSTQQLLNTILVIPAILLGFTFHEYAHALVAYKLGDNTPKVQGRLTLNPLAHIDIIGFLMILFFKFGWAKPVQTNPNSFKNYYKDDLKVSLAGVVGNIFVATVASIILGIFLALSLNQTLSMEIILTMLVYTVQINALLVILNLLPLPGFDGFHILKDLFPKFFYKISDSLYRYQFLILFLFIIPIPGVGRSIIGFILSEPTAILSKLFMKITSLIAGM; from the coding sequence ATGTTTAGCACTCAACAATTATTAAATACAATATTAGTTATACCAGCAATATTATTAGGATTTACTTTTCATGAATATGCACATGCTTTGGTAGCTTATAAATTAGGTGATAATACTCCTAAAGTTCAAGGAAGACTAACACTTAATCCTTTAGCGCATATTGATATTATTGGTTTTCTTATGATTTTGTTTTTTAAGTTTGGATGGGCAAAGCCAGTACAAACAAATCCTAATTCATTTAAAAATTATTATAAGGATGATCTTAAAGTTTCATTAGCGGGAGTAGTAGGAAATATATTTGTTGCAACAGTTGCATCCATTATATTAGGAATATTTTTAGCATTGTCCTTAAATCAAACGTTAAGTATGGAAATAATACTAACAATGCTTGTATATACTGTCCAAATAAATGCATTGTTAGTTATATTAAATTTATTACCACTTCCAGGTTTTGATGGGTTTCATATATTAAAAGACTTATTTCCTAAGTTTTTTTATAAAATATCAGATTCATTATATAGATATCAATTTTTGATATTATTCTTATTTATAATACCAATCCCTGGAGTGGGAAGATCTATTATAGGATTTATTTTATCAGAACCAACGGCAATACTTTCAAAGTTGTTTATGAAAATAACATCTTTAATTGCGGGCATGTAA
- a CDS encoding tetratricopeptide repeat protein, which translates to MGFFNSIKKMVLRKSLDDDFKEGSKKIDTTELGVLTKAVNLTLDNYRKSVDKISTKVLSTEYENDFYNYNINIKKINNFEIDIKEINEEIQRIYDKNKELEQSVKILSQEILESQVQLDKLRKEENNLKSKTNSNKLNNEEKEDVREDILNIVESTKSLEEKVINLKVKIDVITMDIRANEELIYNHKHVIEKKKNEKLCLMILSSSLDECLKFAENIGEKTSFTKYCFQGMLNYNKGEYKEALNNFDNYFKREEEPYENYYIREIYAKLLIENNRYEEAKQYAMEALKDKPEEIEIHKILSKVHKVLGEEEEQRLEDSIIYMLES; encoded by the coding sequence ATGGGGTTTTTTAATTCGATAAAAAAAATGGTTTTAAGAAAATCTTTAGATGATGATTTTAAAGAGGGTTCAAAGAAAATAGATACTACGGAACTTGGAGTTTTAACAAAAGCGGTTAATTTAACCTTAGACAATTATAGAAAATCAGTAGATAAGATATCTACAAAAGTATTATCTACAGAATATGAAAATGATTTTTATAACTATAATATAAATATTAAGAAAATTAATAATTTTGAAATAGATATAAAGGAAATTAATGAAGAAATTCAAAGGATATATGATAAAAATAAAGAATTGGAACAAAGTGTAAAAATATTATCGCAAGAAATATTAGAAAGTCAGGTGCAACTAGATAAATTAAGGAAAGAAGAAAATAATCTTAAGTCAAAGACAAATTCAAATAAATTAAATAATGAAGAAAAGGAAGATGTAAGAGAAGATATTCTTAATATAGTTGAATCTACAAAAAGCTTAGAAGAAAAAGTAATAAATTTAAAGGTTAAAATTGATGTAATTACTATGGATATAAGAGCAAATGAAGAATTAATTTATAACCACAAGCATGTAATTGAAAAGAAAAAAAATGAAAAGTTATGTTTGATGATTTTAAGTAGTTCCTTAGATGAATGCTTAAAATTTGCGGAGAACATAGGAGAAAAAACTTCATTTACAAAATACTGTTTTCAAGGAATGTTAAATTATAATAAAGGAGAATATAAAGAGGCGCTTAATAATTTTGATAATTATTTCAAAAGAGAAGAAGAACCTTATGAAAATTATTATATAAGAGAAATATATGCAAAGCTTTTAATAGAAAATAATAGATATGAAGAAGCAAAACAATATGCTATGGAGGCATTAAAGGATAAACCAGAAGAAATAGAAATTCATAAAATATTATCCAAGGTTCACAAAGTATTAGGAGAAGAAGAGGAACAGAGACTTGAAGATTCTATTATATATATGCTAGAGAGTTAA
- the trmB gene encoding tRNA (guanosine(46)-N7)-methyltransferase TrmB, protein MRLRKKWWARPELEESAFFKSLDEARELKGNWKNEFKNDNEIYLELGCGRGGFAVQLAEKFNDKNLISIDLKDEVLVYTLRNIEKAELTNVRIIAMNIGMISEIFDENEISRIYINFCNPWPKDRHNKRRLTHTRFLTEYKKFIKPGTEIHFKTDDLNLFNDSLLYFEESGFDILYKTYDLHNSDYAEENLMTEYESKFKEKGIKSKFLIAKLK, encoded by the coding sequence ATGAGGCTTAGAAAAAAGTGGTGGGCTAGACCGGAGTTAGAGGAGAGTGCTTTTTTTAAGTCCCTTGATGAGGCAAGAGAGTTAAAGGGAAATTGGAAAAATGAATTCAAGAATGATAATGAGATATATTTAGAGCTAGGTTGTGGCAGAGGAGGATTTGCAGTACAATTAGCTGAAAAGTTTAATGATAAAAACTTAATATCAATAGATCTTAAAGATGAAGTTTTAGTATATACACTTAGAAATATAGAAAAAGCTGAACTTACAAATGTAAGAATTATTGCAATGAATATTGGTATGATTTCAGAAATTTTTGATGAAAACGAAATAAGTCGAATATATATAAATTTTTGTAATCCATGGCCTAAAGACAGACATAATAAGAGAAGACTTACTCATACTAGATTTTTAACTGAATATAAAAAATTTATAAAGCCGGGAACAGAAATACACTTTAAAACTGATGATTTGAATTTATTTAATGATTCATTATTATATTTTGAAGAATCTGGATTTGATATACTATATAAAACATATGACTTACATAATAGTGATTATGCCGAGGAAAATTTAATGACTGAGTATGAAAGCAAATTTAAAGAAAAAGGAATAAAGAGTAAGTTCTTAATAGCTAAATTAAAATAA
- a CDS encoding phosphodiester glycosidase family protein, with protein sequence MKTTKKHSNIKGNKKTKFSWKMFISFIVFEFIFTGITGPFMLYYGPFENAKNTMVGAAMTTMTHQWIATTFLSQDRINEILNKNKVQDIRQDNSDGDEIKIKNTHDNTIERYNIDGEGSTYKGYVLIIHNPKRVKVGYSSKLPKVGETTSKIARNYRAIAAVNAGGFTDASANGQQWAGNGGQPSGIIMSNGTTIYNDYKNNSIKDDIVAMTKEGKLLVGKHTVNELKEKNVTDAVSFGPALIVNGKKTIKSGDGNWGTAPRTAIGQRKDGSIILLVLDGKHIKRLAATLRDVQDVLYEYGAYNASNLDGGSSTTMYYEGKVINEPSNALGERSIPSVIYVEP encoded by the coding sequence ATGAAAACAACGAAAAAACATAGTAATATCAAGGGTAACAAGAAAACGAAATTTTCATGGAAAATGTTCATATCCTTCATTGTTTTTGAGTTCATATTTACAGGTATAACAGGTCCGTTTATGCTTTATTATGGTCCATTTGAAAATGCAAAAAATACAATGGTAGGGGCAGCTATGACTACAATGACTCATCAATGGATTGCTACTACTTTTTTATCACAAGATCGTATAAATGAAATTTTAAATAAAAATAAAGTTCAAGATATAAGGCAAGATAATTCTGATGGTGATGAAATAAAAATAAAAAATACGCATGATAATACTATAGAAAGATATAATATTGATGGTGAAGGAAGTACTTATAAGGGATATGTTTTAATAATTCATAATCCTAAACGTGTAAAAGTTGGTTATAGTAGTAAGCTACCTAAAGTTGGAGAAACTACAAGTAAGATAGCTAGAAACTATCGTGCTATAGCTGCAGTAAATGCAGGTGGATTCACTGATGCATCTGCTAATGGACAACAATGGGCGGGAAATGGTGGACAGCCTAGTGGAATAATAATGTCAAATGGAACTACAATTTATAATGACTATAAGAATAATTCTATAAAAGATGATATTGTAGCTATGACTAAAGAAGGCAAGCTATTAGTGGGAAAACATACAGTAAATGAACTTAAAGAAAAAAATGTAACAGATGCGGTTTCTTTTGGTCCAGCATTAATAGTTAATGGTAAAAAGACTATTAAAAGTGGGGATGGTAATTGGGGTACAGCTCCAAGAACAGCTATAGGTCAAAGAAAAGATGGAAGCATAATTTTATTAGTACTTGATGGTAAACATATTAAAAGGTTAGCTGCAACTTTAAGAGATGTACAAGATGTATTATATGAATATGGAGCTTATAATGCTAGTAATTTAGATGGTGGATCATCTACTACTATGTATTATGAAGGAAAAGTTATTAATGAACCATCTAATGCACTGGGGGAACGTTCTATACCTTCAGTTATATATGTTGAACCTTAA
- the cobO gene encoding cob(I)yrinic acid a,c-diamide adenosyltransferase: MKRSKGYIHIYTGNGKGKTTCALGLSLRAICAGKRVFFGQFVKGMKYSELEAVRYLPGFQIKQYGRDCFIFNNPSEEDIKIAKEGLKDIAHILKEGHYDIVVMDELNIALYYKLFSIEEVIRILDSRKENVEVIITGRYAPSELIEKADLVTEMKEIKHYYSKGVEARKGIEK; the protein is encoded by the coding sequence ATGAAAAGAAGTAAAGGGTATATTCATATCTATACAGGCAATGGAAAAGGAAAAACTACTTGTGCTTTAGGACTTTCATTAAGAGCTATATGTGCAGGAAAAAGAGTTTTCTTTGGTCAGTTTGTAAAAGGAATGAAATATAGTGAACTTGAAGCTGTGAGATATCTTCCTGGATTTCAAATAAAGCAATATGGAAGAGATTGCTTTATATTTAATAATCCTTCAGAAGAAGATATAAAAATTGCAAAGGAAGGATTAAAAGATATTGCACATATATTAAAAGAAGGCCATTATGATATTGTTGTAATGGATGAGTTGAATATTGCATTATATTATAAACTTTTTTCTATTGAAGAAGTTATAAGGATACTTGATAGTAGAAAAGAAAATGTAGAAGTAATAATTACGGGGAGATATGCTCCAAGTGAATTAATTGAGAAAGCTGATTTAGTTACTGAAATGAAAGAAATAAAACATTACTATTCAAAGGGTGTGGAAGCAAGAAAAGGTATAGAAAAATAA
- a CDS encoding zinc-ribbon domain-containing protein, with translation MEDKTIVCKDCGNEFVFTTGEQEFYKEKGFENEPVRCPECRRKRKQQRNNRG, from the coding sequence ATGGAAGATAAGACTATCGTATGTAAAGATTGTGGAAATGAATTTGTATTCACTACAGGAGAACAAGAATTCTATAAAGAAAAAGGATTCGAAAATGAACCAGTAAGATGCCCAGAATGTAGAAGAAAAAGAAAACAACAAAGAAATAACAGAGGATAG
- a CDS encoding LCP family protein encodes MILVVVLTGVCGYLYWSFKNNTYIKNNYLSKEDKHEEDNYEEVDGISNILLIGNDARNLNEKSRSDAILILSIDNINKNLKLISIMRDSYVEIPGYGEQKINHALAYGGPELLKDTIEKNFNLKLHDYGIINFNGFQELVDIIGGLDINVSEIERKEMNKFIPEVNPKDPHLVKKAGMQHLDGQQVLSYSRIRKIGNGDYDRTERQRVVISLIIDKLKDTNVLKYPILASKLFPYIKTNMDIGEILNYAYTVYKIGSFTPEQMLIPVPEITEPQIINGKGWVVLMDKEQNAQIMHDFIFNNKRYNSKSLDYNSFKKAMEKYKNDIKNITKPTNKVQPYEYDKEECDIYESHIKIDKKDISNRINKSSSKYKNKIKSKSKNLHKPIKNLEKENNKTINKKDSMLKPKNIKKNEKYKDDIKNINEEVISKDYNSIEKNSNKEENNKEDYKNKEK; translated from the coding sequence ATGATTTTAGTTGTAGTATTAACAGGGGTATGTGGATACTTATATTGGTCTTTTAAAAATAACACTTATATTAAAAATAATTATTTAAGTAAAGAAGATAAACATGAAGAAGATAATTATGAAGAAGTAGATGGAATATCTAACATATTATTAATAGGAAATGATGCAAGAAATTTAAATGAGAAATCAAGATCTGATGCTATATTAATACTATCTATAGATAATATTAATAAAAATTTAAAGCTAATATCTATAATGAGAGACAGTTATGTTGAAATTCCTGGATATGGAGAACAAAAGATAAATCATGCTTTAGCTTATGGGGGACCTGAATTGTTAAAAGATACTATAGAAAAGAATTTTAACTTAAAGTTACATGACTATGGTATTATAAATTTTAATGGGTTTCAAGAATTGGTAGACATCATTGGGGGACTAGATATAAATGTAAGTGAAATAGAAAGAAAGGAAATGAATAAATTTATACCAGAAGTAAATCCTAAAGATCCTCACTTAGTTAAAAAAGCAGGAATGCAGCATTTGGATGGACAACAAGTACTAAGTTATTCAAGAATAAGAAAAATAGGAAATGGGGATTATGATAGAACAGAAAGACAAAGGGTAGTTATATCTCTTATAATAGATAAATTAAAGGATACAAATGTTTTAAAGTATCCTATATTAGCATCAAAACTATTTCCTTATATAAAAACTAATATGGATATTGGGGAAATATTAAATTATGCATATACAGTATATAAAATAGGTAGTTTTACACCAGAACAAATGCTTATTCCAGTTCCGGAGATAACCGAACCACAAATCATTAATGGTAAAGGTTGGGTAGTACTTATGGATAAAGAACAAAATGCTCAAATTATGCATGATTTTATATTTAATAATAAAAGATATAATTCTAAGAGTTTAGATTATAATTCATTTAAAAAAGCTATGGAAAAATACAAAAATGATATTAAAAATATTACTAAGCCAACAAATAAAGTTCAACCATATGAATATGATAAAGAAGAATGTGATATATATGAAAGTCATATAAAAATAGATAAAAAGGATATAAGTAATCGAATAAATAAATCTTCAAGTAAATACAAAAATAAAATAAAAAGTAAAAGTAAAAACCTTCACAAACCTATTAAAAATTTAGAAAAAGAAAATAATAAAACAATAAATAAAAAAGATAGTATGCTTAAACCTAAAAATATAAAGAAGAATGAAAAATATAAAGATGACATAAAAAACATAAATGAAGAAGTAATTTCTAAAGATTATAACAGTATAGAGAAGAATAGTAACAAAGAAGAAAATAATAAGGAAGATTATAAAAACAAAGAAAAATAA
- the ymfI gene encoding elongation factor P 5-aminopentanone reductase has protein sequence MNFLGKVVLVTGASRGIGKSIALEFAKLGASVVINYKNNDKAAEETLKEIRENGGYAIAIKGDVSSYNFTNKMIKEIIDKFGRIDVLVNNAGISKVALFIDMKEEDFDNIININLKGVFNTCHNVAKYMISQRSGSIINISSIWGGVGASCEVVYSASKGGINSFTKALGKELASSGIRVNAIEPGVIDTEMNKWMSEEERSQLEEEIPMMRFGNGSDIGKLATFLASEESSYITSQVITVDGGYL, from the coding sequence ATGAACTTTTTAGGAAAAGTTGTTTTAGTTACAGGGGCTAGTAGAGGAATAGGTAAATCTATTGCGTTAGAGTTTGCAAAGCTCGGTGCATCTGTAGTTATAAATTATAAAAATAATGATAAAGCAGCAGAAGAAACTTTAAAAGAAATAAGGGAAAATGGTGGCTATGCTATTGCTATAAAAGGAGATGTAAGTAGCTATAATTTTACTAATAAAATGATAAAAGAAATTATAGATAAATTCGGAAGAATTGATGTATTAGTTAATAATGCAGGAATATCTAAAGTTGCATTGTTTATAGATATGAAAGAAGAAGACTTTGATAATATAATAAATATAAATTTAAAAGGTGTTTTTAATACATGTCATAATGTAGCTAAATATATGATTAGTCAAAGAAGTGGTAGCATTATAAATATATCATCTATTTGGGGAGGAGTAGGAGCTTCCTGTGAGGTTGTATATTCTGCATCAAAAGGTGGTATAAATTCTTTTACAAAAGCATTGGGCAAAGAACTTGCATCATCAGGAATAAGAGTAAATGCCATTGAACCTGGAGTAATTGATACAGAAATGAATAAATGGATGTCAGAAGAAGAAAGAAGTCAACTTGAAGAGGAAATACCTATGATGAGGTTTGGTAATGGAAGTGATATAGGTAAACTTGCAACTTTTTTAGCTAGTGAAGAATCTTCATATATAACATCACAAGTTATAACTGTTGATGGAGGATATTTATAA